A region from the Pseudonocardia petroleophila genome encodes:
- a CDS encoding acetoacetate decarboxylase family protein, with product MATLLDDGSWEVQGRRIGFPVRIGEASAACATYLVRAAGVRALLAGTGLEPVSVAGRTPLFLVLVDYRVNDLGDYDEAGVAFLVRHRGRIGPYVHQLPVTQAFTMEAGRALWGLPKWLARAELAIDGPDATCHLADDEGRQVLTTAMHAGLRLPFTLPGAVTALAPHDGGVLASPVRARIGGLRVGRSASVVPGSGHPMADELRALGLSRRPLATVVADRVAFDMDPATALPR from the coding sequence GTGGCGACGCTCCTCGACGACGGCAGCTGGGAGGTCCAGGGCAGGCGGATCGGGTTCCCCGTCCGGATCGGTGAGGCCTCCGCGGCCTGCGCGACGTACCTGGTCCGGGCGGCCGGGGTGCGCGCGCTGCTCGCCGGCACCGGGTTGGAGCCCGTCTCGGTGGCCGGGCGGACCCCGCTGTTCCTGGTGCTGGTCGACTACCGCGTCAACGACCTGGGCGACTACGACGAGGCCGGCGTCGCGTTCCTCGTCCGCCACCGCGGACGGATCGGCCCCTACGTCCACCAGCTGCCGGTGACCCAGGCGTTCACGATGGAGGCCGGCCGCGCGCTGTGGGGGCTGCCGAAGTGGCTCGCCCGGGCGGAGCTCGCGATCGACGGTCCCGACGCCACCTGCCACCTCGCCGACGACGAGGGCCGCCAGGTCCTCACCACCGCGATGCACGCGGGGCTGCGGCTGCCGTTCACGCTGCCCGGGGCGGTCACCGCGCTCGCCCCGCACGACGGCGGCGTGCTCGCGTCCCCGGTGCGGGCCCGGATCGGGGGCCTGCGCGTCGGGCGGTCGGCGTCGGTGGTGCCGGGGTCGGGGCACCCGATGGCCGACGAGCTGCGCGCGCTCGGCCTGTCCCGCCGGCCGCTCGCCACCGTCGTCGCCGACCGGGTGGCGTTCGACATGGACCCGGCGACGGCGCTCCCCCGCTGA
- a CDS encoding TIGR03560 family F420-dependent LLM class oxidoreductase has translation MDYSLWPSAAVPWSDVLAGAEYAERTGWHGVWIADHFMPNRDDVSGPVHECLALLTGIAARTERVRVGSMVLGNTYRHPAVVAKQAATLDEISGGRFVLGIGAGWQVNEHEAYGIELPPVRERLARFDEACRVVTGLLGQERTTFDGDHYRLVDAPLEPKPARLPVLIGAAGEEVALGIVARHADEWNHWGLPELAAHKGRVFAEHCARIGRDPSTVRRSAQAMIEVVEPGDAGARERRQRLEAAGRPVVMGSAAEVLDVVARYPAAGIDELLVPDVALGTGSRREDACERLRTEVFARI, from the coding sequence GTGGACTACTCGCTGTGGCCGAGCGCGGCCGTCCCCTGGTCCGACGTCCTCGCGGGCGCCGAGTACGCCGAGCGCACCGGCTGGCACGGGGTCTGGATCGCCGACCACTTCATGCCCAACCGCGACGACGTCTCCGGCCCGGTGCACGAGTGCCTCGCCCTGCTGACCGGCATCGCGGCGCGCACCGAGCGGGTCCGGGTCGGCTCGATGGTGCTCGGCAACACCTACCGCCACCCCGCGGTCGTGGCGAAGCAGGCGGCCACCCTCGACGAGATCAGCGGCGGCCGGTTCGTCCTCGGGATCGGCGCGGGCTGGCAGGTCAACGAGCACGAGGCGTACGGCATCGAGCTCCCGCCGGTCCGCGAGCGCCTGGCCCGGTTCGACGAGGCGTGCCGGGTGGTCACCGGGCTGCTCGGGCAGGAGCGCACCACGTTCGACGGTGACCACTACCGGCTCGTCGACGCGCCGCTGGAGCCGAAGCCCGCGCGCCTGCCGGTGCTGATCGGGGCGGCGGGGGAGGAGGTGGCGCTCGGCATCGTCGCCCGGCACGCCGACGAGTGGAACCACTGGGGCCTGCCGGAGCTCGCCGCGCACAAGGGGCGGGTGTTCGCGGAGCACTGCGCGCGGATCGGCCGCGACCCGTCGACGGTCCGGCGGTCGGCGCAGGCGATGATCGAGGTCGTCGAGCCGGGCGACGCCGGGGCGCGGGAACGGCGGCAGCGGCTGGAGGCCGCGGGCCGCCCGGTGGTCATGGGCTCGGCCGCGGAGGTGCTCGACGTCGTGGCGCGCTACCCCGCGGCGGGGATCGACGAGCTCCTGGTGCCCGACGTCGCCCTGGGTACGGGCAGCCGTCGCGAGGACGCGTGCGAGCGGCTGCGGACCGAGGTGTTCGCCCGGATCTGA
- a CDS encoding glycosyltransferase, whose translation MPIAVVALDTRGGVQPYAALALGLQEAGHEVRMVAPAGFTPWLAGMGLDVHAVGVDTAAARADGVAEMGRVARTRYMRARAVEHTARSATDVLRACEGVDLLMGGIGGATLGRPVAEKLGVPFVDAHLHPIGPPTAAFPGVLLPRTPRFAWKASHGPSRLGATLPFRSAVRRARRDVLGLPARPAPVDHTLPALYGYSRHVLAAPPEWGPRHHVTGYWTLPGAGPLPPALEGFLDAGPPPVCIGFGSMTGADPAALTALVLDAVRRAGVRAVLLSGWGALTPLDREDVLVVEEAPHDLLFPRTAAVIHHGGAGTTGAALRAGVPSVVVPFAVDQPFWGARVAALGVGPTPVPRRRLTAGALADALRATADPGMRGRAASLGRLIRAEDGVVNAVAALGRVRG comes from the coding sequence GTGCCGATCGCCGTCGTCGCCCTCGACACCCGGGGCGGGGTCCAGCCCTACGCCGCGCTCGCGCTCGGACTGCAGGAGGCGGGCCACGAGGTCCGCATGGTGGCCCCGGCCGGGTTCACGCCGTGGCTGGCCGGGATGGGCCTGGACGTCCACGCCGTCGGGGTCGACACCGCAGCGGCCCGCGCCGACGGGGTCGCCGAGATGGGCCGGGTCGCACGCACCCGCTACATGCGCGCCCGCGCCGTCGAGCACACCGCGCGGTCGGCCACCGACGTGCTGCGCGCCTGCGAGGGGGTCGACCTGCTGATGGGCGGCATCGGCGGGGCGACCCTGGGGCGGCCGGTGGCGGAGAAGCTCGGCGTGCCCTTCGTCGACGCACACCTGCACCCGATCGGGCCGCCCACCGCCGCGTTCCCCGGTGTCCTGCTGCCCCGCACACCGCGGTTCGCCTGGAAGGCGAGCCACGGGCCGTCGCGGCTGGGGGCGACCCTGCCGTTCCGGTCGGCCGTGCGCCGCGCGCGCCGCGACGTCCTCGGGCTGCCCGCGCGACCCGCGCCCGTCGACCACACCCTCCCCGCGCTCTACGGCTACAGCCGGCACGTGCTGGCGGCGCCGCCGGAGTGGGGCCCGCGCCACCACGTCACCGGGTACTGGACGCTGCCCGGCGCCGGGCCGCTGCCGCCCGCGCTGGAGGGGTTCCTCGACGCCGGGCCGCCGCCGGTCTGCATCGGCTTCGGCAGCATGACCGGCGCCGACCCCGCCGCCCTCACCGCGCTCGTCCTCGACGCCGTCCGTCGCGCGGGGGTGCGGGCCGTGCTGCTGTCCGGGTGGGGAGCGCTGACGCCGCTCGACCGCGAGGACGTGCTCGTCGTCGAGGAGGCCCCGCACGACCTGCTGTTCCCCCGCACGGCCGCGGTCATCCACCACGGCGGGGCGGGCACCACCGGTGCGGCGCTGCGGGCGGGAGTGCCGTCGGTGGTCGTGCCGTTCGCCGTCGACCAGCCGTTCTGGGGTGCGCGCGTGGCGGCGCTCGGTGTCGGCCCCACCCCCGTCCCGCGACGCCGCCTCACCGCCGGCGCGCTGGCCGACGCGCTGCGCGCCACCGCCGACCCCGGCATGCGCGGGCGAGCCGCGTCACTCGGACGGCTGATCCGGGCCGAGGACGGCGTGGTGAACGCCGTCGCCGCGCTCGGCAGGGTGCGCGGGTGA
- a CDS encoding cysteine dioxygenase: MLLHAPRRIVAPISLGLTDLVGLTQRVAAEVRAGDHEVVIDPSRRWYQRIQGDDFVDVWLISWATEQYAELHDHAGSFGALTVVSGALTETRWTAGGLRSRKLRAGRSVGFGLGHVHDVANPSPTPAVSVHAYSPPLTAMSYYAPDSDGVLPRLRRTRSVLVEAGSSEGIG, from the coding sequence GTGCTGCTGCACGCCCCTCGCCGCATCGTCGCCCCCATCTCGCTCGGCCTCACCGATCTCGTCGGACTGACCCAGCGCGTCGCCGCGGAGGTCCGCGCCGGCGACCACGAGGTCGTCATCGACCCCTCCCGCCGCTGGTACCAGCGCATCCAGGGCGACGACTTCGTCGACGTCTGGCTGATCAGCTGGGCCACCGAGCAGTACGCCGAGCTGCACGACCACGCCGGGTCGTTCGGCGCGCTGACGGTGGTCTCCGGCGCACTCACCGAGACCCGCTGGACGGCGGGCGGCCTGCGGAGCAGGAAGCTGCGCGCCGGGCGCAGCGTCGGGTTCGGCCTGGGCCACGTGCACGACGTCGCCAACCCGTCGCCGACGCCCGCGGTGAGCGTCCACGCCTACTCCCCGCCGCTCACCGCGATGTCCTACTACGCCCCCGACTCCGACGGGGTGCTCCCGCGGCTGCGCCGCACCCGCAGCGTCCTCGTCGAGGCCGGCAGCTCGGAGGGGATCGGATGA
- a CDS encoding carbohydrate ABC transporter permease, with translation MTTTAERTALTPSEAAVAPPRRRRSGAFLGVLAWIVGILFVLPVVWMVLTSFHSENDAATNPPSVFAPLTLDGYANFFGASTGASPWPPLLNSMTASVLSTLLVLILAIPAAYALSIRPVRKWTDVLFFFLSTKMLPVVAGLLPVYLIAQGIGMLDNIWLLIVLYTSMNLPIAVWMMRSFLAEVPVEILEAAAVDGSSLTHTLRVIVMPIVLPGIAATSLICFIFSWNELLFARVLTATVAQTAPVFLTSFVTSQGLFLAKVCAAAVVVSLPVLIAGFAAQDKLVQGLSLGAIK, from the coding sequence ATGACCACGACCGCGGAGCGCACGGCGCTCACCCCGTCCGAGGCGGCCGTCGCGCCGCCCCGGCGCAGGCGATCAGGGGCGTTCCTGGGGGTGCTCGCCTGGATCGTCGGCATCCTGTTCGTGCTGCCGGTCGTGTGGATGGTGCTCACCTCGTTCCACAGCGAGAACGACGCGGCCACGAACCCGCCGTCGGTGTTCGCGCCGCTCACCCTCGACGGCTACGCGAACTTCTTCGGCGCGTCGACGGGGGCGAGCCCGTGGCCGCCGCTGCTCAACTCGATGACGGCGAGCGTCCTGTCGACGCTGCTGGTGCTGATCCTCGCGATCCCGGCCGCGTACGCGCTGTCGATCCGGCCGGTCCGCAAGTGGACCGACGTGCTGTTCTTCTTCCTGTCGACGAAGATGCTGCCGGTCGTGGCGGGTCTGCTGCCGGTCTACCTGATCGCGCAGGGCATCGGGATGCTCGACAACATCTGGCTGCTGATCGTGCTCTACACCTCGATGAACCTGCCGATCGCCGTGTGGATGATGCGGTCGTTCCTGGCGGAGGTGCCGGTCGAGATCCTGGAGGCGGCGGCCGTCGACGGGTCGTCGCTGACCCACACGCTGCGGGTGATCGTCATGCCGATCGTGCTGCCGGGGATCGCGGCGACGTCGCTGATCTGCTTCATCTTCAGCTGGAACGAGCTGCTGTTCGCCCGCGTGCTGACGGCGACGGTGGCGCAGACCGCCCCGGTGTTCCTCACGAGCTTCGTCACCAGCCAGGGCCTGTTCCTGGCGAAGGTGTGCGCGGCGGCCGTGGTGGTGTCGCTGCCGGTGCTCATCGCCGGGTTCGCGGCGCAGGACAAGCTGGTGCAGGGACTGTCGTTGGGAGCGATCAAGTAA
- a CDS encoding sugar-binding transcriptional regulator, with product MARGPAQLVLTASVARRYYLDGRSKVEIAEEFALSRFKVARLLEDARTSGLVRIEIGHPGTVDVELSGSLMRALGLRHCVVTDTPDDDPATLREHLGSAAADLLSEIITADDVLGLSWARSVSAMATALKELAPVPVVQLTGALARPGVDDSSIELVREVARVSGGPAYFFYAPMAVPDAATARALRHQPEVARAFSLIGSVTVAVAGVGAWAPEQSTLYDATGEAERAELVRRGVCADVSGVLVDAHGATVPAALTDRMIGITYEQMRAVPEVIGIVYGNAKVRAVLAAVHGGLVNSLVTHSTMATALIEAAGVEAAGGEAAHDR from the coding sequence ATGGCCCGGGGCCCGGCACAGCTCGTCCTCACCGCGTCGGTGGCCCGGCGCTACTACCTCGACGGCCGGTCCAAGGTGGAGATCGCCGAGGAGTTCGCGCTGAGCCGGTTCAAGGTCGCCCGGCTGCTGGAGGACGCGCGCACGAGCGGGCTGGTGCGGATCGAGATCGGCCATCCCGGCACCGTCGACGTCGAGCTGTCGGGGTCGCTCATGCGGGCGCTGGGCCTGCGGCACTGCGTCGTCACCGACACCCCCGACGACGATCCCGCCACCCTGCGCGAGCACCTCGGCTCCGCGGCGGCCGACCTGCTCAGCGAGATCATCACCGCCGACGACGTCCTCGGCCTGTCCTGGGCCCGCTCGGTCAGCGCCATGGCCACCGCGCTGAAGGAGCTCGCGCCCGTCCCGGTCGTGCAGCTCACCGGCGCACTGGCCCGGCCCGGTGTCGACGACAGCTCCATCGAGCTGGTCCGCGAGGTCGCGCGCGTGTCCGGCGGGCCCGCGTACTTCTTCTACGCCCCGATGGCCGTGCCCGACGCCGCCACCGCCCGCGCGCTGCGCCACCAGCCCGAGGTGGCCAGGGCGTTCTCGCTGATCGGGTCGGTGACCGTCGCGGTGGCCGGGGTCGGCGCCTGGGCCCCGGAGCAGTCCACGCTCTACGACGCCACCGGCGAGGCCGAGCGCGCGGAGCTGGTCCGCCGCGGGGTGTGCGCCGACGTCTCGGGCGTGTTGGTCGACGCCCACGGCGCGACGGTCCCCGCCGCGCTGACCGACCGCATGATCGGCATCACCTACGAGCAGATGCGGGCGGTGCCGGAGGTGATCGGCATCGTCTACGGCAACGCCAAGGTCCGGGCCGTGCTGGCCGCCGTGCACGGGGGGCTGGTGAACAGCCTGGTCACGCACTCGACGATGGCGACCGCGCTGATCGAGGCGGCCGGGGTCGAGGCGGCGGGGGGCGAGGCCGCGCATGACCGCTGA
- a CDS encoding ABC transporter substrate-binding protein: MRRVRAVLLALAVLATSSCAGWGGSVGGGGPDSINVLMVNNPQMVDLQRLTAENFTRETGITVNFTVLPENDVRDKISQEFSSQAGQYDVATLSNFEVPIYARSGWIAPMDEFIANDPGFDQDDILGPMVTSLTGDDGQVYGQPFYGESSFLMYRRDVLEQAGIAMPAKPTWQEVADIAARVDGAQPGMAGICLRGQPGWGQVFAPLTTVVNTFGGTWFSEDWQAQVDSPQFTEAVQFYVDLVREHGETGAPQAGFTECLNNLIQGNVAMWYDATSAAGSLEAEDSPVRGLIGYAPAPVVETDSAGWLYAWSWGIQAASERKDAAWQFVSWASGKDYERLVGEQVGWSSVPAGKRASTYEIPEYLAEAGAFAEQTRSAIESADPRNPGVQPRPAIGIQFVGIPEFPDLGTQVSQQISSAIAGQVTVQDALERGQQLADDVAERYRSREEGS; encoded by the coding sequence ATGAGGCGTGTTCGAGCGGTACTGCTCGCTCTTGCCGTGCTCGCGACGAGTTCGTGCGCGGGCTGGGGCGGATCGGTCGGCGGCGGCGGGCCGGACAGCATCAACGTGCTGATGGTCAACAACCCGCAGATGGTCGACCTGCAGCGGCTGACGGCGGAGAACTTCACCCGCGAGACCGGCATCACCGTCAACTTCACGGTGCTCCCGGAGAACGACGTGCGGGACAAGATCAGCCAGGAGTTCTCCAGCCAGGCCGGGCAGTACGACGTGGCCACCCTGAGCAACTTCGAGGTCCCGATCTACGCCCGCAGCGGCTGGATCGCGCCGATGGACGAGTTCATCGCGAACGACCCCGGCTTCGACCAGGACGACATCCTCGGTCCGATGGTCACCTCGCTGACCGGCGACGACGGGCAGGTCTACGGCCAGCCCTTCTACGGCGAGTCGTCGTTCCTCATGTACCGCCGCGACGTCCTGGAGCAGGCCGGGATCGCCATGCCGGCGAAGCCGACGTGGCAGGAGGTGGCCGACATCGCCGCCCGCGTCGACGGGGCGCAGCCCGGCATGGCGGGGATCTGCCTGCGCGGGCAGCCCGGCTGGGGGCAGGTCTTCGCCCCCCTGACGACGGTGGTCAACACCTTCGGCGGCACCTGGTTCTCCGAGGACTGGCAGGCGCAGGTCGACTCCCCGCAGTTCACCGAGGCGGTGCAGTTCTACGTGGACCTCGTCCGCGAGCACGGCGAGACCGGTGCGCCGCAGGCCGGGTTCACCGAGTGCCTCAACAACCTCATCCAGGGCAACGTCGCGATGTGGTACGACGCCACGTCGGCGGCGGGGTCGCTGGAGGCCGAGGACTCGCCCGTCCGCGGGCTGATCGGCTACGCGCCGGCGCCCGTCGTCGAGACCGACAGCGCAGGCTGGCTCTACGCCTGGTCGTGGGGCATCCAGGCGGCGAGCGAGCGCAAGGACGCGGCCTGGCAGTTCGTCTCCTGGGCCTCGGGCAAGGACTACGAGCGGCTCGTCGGCGAGCAGGTCGGCTGGTCGTCGGTGCCCGCGGGCAAGCGGGCCTCGACCTACGAGATCCCGGAGTACCTCGCCGAGGCGGGGGCGTTCGCCGAGCAGACGCGGTCGGCGATCGAGTCGGCCGACCCGCGGAACCCCGGCGTCCAGCCGCGGCCCGCGATCGGCATCCAGTTCGTCGGCATCCCGGAGTTCCCGGACCTGGGGACGCAGGTGTCGCAGCAGATCAGCTCGGCGATCGCGGGGCAGGTGACCGTGCAGGACGCGCTGGAGCGCGGCCAGCAGCTCGCCGACGACGTGGCGGAGCGGTACCGGTCCCGGGAGGAAGGGTCATGA
- a CDS encoding carbohydrate ABC transporter permease, which yields MTTTQEKVTPQRTSQPALRRTGDWARRAPLLPALVFLIIVTQLPFVGTLVISFMNWNAYYPDERGFAGFDNFARVLTDVTTREAIVTTIVLTVSVVLISLVLGMLVALLLDRAFLGRGFVRTMMITPFLVVPVAAALVWKHALYNPEYGLFNGLLTGIFGAGAPQPDWVSTMPLSSVVAALVWQWTPFMMLIILAGLQSKPLDVIEAAQLDGCSNFQIFRHMTFPHLRQYLELGGLLGSIYIVQNFDAVFTITSGGLGTANLPYTIYQTFYNAQDYGRASAAGVVVVIGTILIATLALRTVSSLFREEGSR from the coding sequence ATGACGACGACGCAGGAGAAGGTCACGCCGCAGAGGACGTCGCAACCGGCTCTGCGCCGCACCGGGGACTGGGCCCGGCGGGCGCCGCTGCTGCCCGCGCTGGTCTTCCTGATCATCGTGACGCAGCTGCCGTTCGTCGGCACGTTGGTGATCTCGTTCATGAACTGGAACGCCTACTATCCCGACGAGCGCGGGTTCGCGGGCTTCGACAACTTCGCCCGCGTCCTCACCGACGTCACCACGCGCGAGGCCATCGTCACGACGATCGTGCTGACGGTCTCGGTGGTGCTGATCAGCCTGGTGCTCGGGATGCTCGTCGCGCTGCTGCTCGACCGGGCGTTCCTCGGCCGCGGGTTCGTCCGCACGATGATGATCACCCCGTTCCTCGTGGTGCCGGTCGCGGCGGCCCTGGTGTGGAAGCACGCGCTCTACAACCCCGAGTACGGCCTGTTCAACGGGCTGCTCACCGGCATCTTCGGGGCGGGGGCACCGCAGCCGGACTGGGTGTCGACGATGCCGCTGTCGTCCGTCGTCGCCGCGCTGGTCTGGCAGTGGACGCCGTTCATGATGCTGATCATCCTGGCCGGCCTGCAGAGCAAGCCGCTCGACGTCATCGAGGCCGCCCAGCTCGACGGCTGCTCGAACTTCCAGATCTTCCGGCACATGACCTTCCCGCACCTGCGCCAGTACCTGGAGCTCGGCGGGCTGCTCGGGTCGATCTACATCGTCCAGAACTTCGACGCCGTCTTCACGATCACCTCCGGCGGCCTCGGCACCGCCAACCTGCCGTACACGATCTATCAGACCTTCTACAACGCCCAGGACTACGGCCGGGCGTCCGCCGCGGGCGTCGTCGTGGTGATCGGCACGATCCTGATCGCCACGCTGGCCCTGCGCACCGTGTCGTCCCTGTTCCGCGAGGAGGGTTCCCGATGA
- a CDS encoding acyl-CoA dehydrogenase family protein, which yields MAEYAHLGEALGTDFFSVRDQFTGEQWDKFIAVRKFVDDEVLPDIGDYWEKAELPWHLFRRLPELKVVGEDIDGYGAAGMSPMAVGLVHMELHRGDGSLGTFLGVHAGLAMQSIAMCGSEEQKQRWLPSMSTLDKIGAFALTEPNHGSDSIALETTARRDGDHWILDGSKRWIGNGTIADLVVVWARDTDSGEVLGFVVETPAEGYEASVITGKVSLRSVWQANIELKGVRVPDENRLENARSFKDCGRVLANTRGICAWMALGHATAGYDAAMRYAMAREQFGKPLASFQIVQQRLVHMLADLTSMQLYCMQLGRLADAGRLSPTVAGLAKMHNTRTARKILSESRDLLGGNGILLEHHVVRHWADIEAIHTFEGTETMQTLIVGRDITGLGAFA from the coding sequence ATGGCCGAATACGCGCACCTCGGTGAGGCACTGGGTACCGACTTCTTCTCCGTCCGCGACCAGTTCACCGGCGAGCAGTGGGACAAGTTCATCGCGGTGCGCAAGTTCGTCGACGACGAGGTGCTGCCCGACATCGGCGACTACTGGGAGAAGGCCGAGCTGCCGTGGCACCTGTTCCGGCGGCTGCCGGAGCTGAAGGTCGTCGGCGAGGACATCGACGGCTACGGCGCCGCGGGGATGAGCCCGATGGCCGTCGGGCTCGTGCACATGGAGCTGCACCGCGGCGACGGTTCGCTCGGCACGTTCCTCGGCGTGCACGCGGGCCTGGCGATGCAGTCGATCGCGATGTGCGGGTCGGAGGAGCAGAAGCAGCGCTGGCTGCCGTCGATGTCGACGCTCGACAAGATCGGCGCGTTCGCGCTCACCGAGCCGAACCACGGCTCGGACTCGATCGCGCTGGAGACCACGGCCCGCCGGGACGGCGACCACTGGATCCTCGACGGGTCCAAGCGCTGGATCGGCAACGGCACCATCGCCGACCTCGTGGTCGTGTGGGCCCGCGACACCGACTCCGGCGAGGTGCTCGGCTTCGTCGTGGAGACCCCGGCCGAGGGCTACGAGGCGTCGGTGATCACCGGCAAGGTGTCGCTGCGGTCGGTGTGGCAGGCGAACATCGAGCTGAAGGGCGTCCGCGTCCCGGACGAGAACCGGCTGGAGAACGCCCGGTCGTTCAAGGACTGCGGCCGGGTGCTCGCCAACACCCGCGGCATCTGCGCGTGGATGGCGCTGGGGCACGCGACCGCGGGCTACGACGCCGCGATGCGCTACGCGATGGCGCGCGAGCAGTTCGGCAAGCCGCTGGCGTCGTTCCAGATCGTGCAGCAGCGGCTCGTGCACATGCTCGCCGACCTGACGTCGATGCAGCTCTACTGCATGCAGCTCGGGCGCCTCGCCGACGCCGGTCGCCTCTCGCCGACCGTCGCCGGGCTGGCCAAGATGCACAACACCCGCACGGCCCGGAAGATCCTCTCCGAGTCCCGGGACCTGTTGGGCGGCAACGGGATCCTGCTGGAGCACCACGTGGTGCGGCACTGGGCCGACATCGAGGCCATCCACACGTTCGAGGGCACCGAGACGATGCAGACCCTCATCGTGGGCCGCGACATCACCGGGCTCGGGGCGTTCGCCTGA
- a CDS encoding TetR/AcrR family transcriptional regulator, whose translation MTSPGRERRKQATRRALRSAVLELGLARGLSEVPVEEIAARAGVSTRTFFNYFATKEDAALLDLFTIGDDALAAFAAAPPDGAWARLRELFVDDVRRVDREGTDVPRWLDLQARHPALQARQFARFAAFERRLCDAITTRLGGPGHRLRAEVMAGACITAVRVGLQHWAGTGRGGVVAHVEAAFDLLDPAFA comes from the coding sequence GTGACGAGCCCCGGGCGCGAGCGCCGCAAGCAGGCGACCCGGCGCGCGCTGCGGTCGGCGGTGCTCGAGCTCGGACTCGCGCGCGGGCTGTCCGAGGTGCCCGTCGAGGAGATCGCCGCCCGCGCCGGGGTCTCCACCCGCACGTTCTTCAACTACTTCGCCACCAAGGAGGACGCGGCACTCCTCGACCTCTTCACGATCGGCGACGACGCGCTCGCCGCGTTCGCCGCCGCTCCCCCCGACGGGGCGTGGGCCCGGCTGCGCGAACTGTTCGTCGACGACGTGCGGCGCGTCGACCGGGAGGGCACGGACGTCCCGCGGTGGCTGGACCTGCAGGCCCGGCACCCCGCTCTGCAGGCCCGCCAGTTCGCGCGGTTCGCCGCGTTCGAGCGGCGGCTGTGCGACGCGATCACCACCCGCCTCGGCGGGCCGGGACACCGGCTGCGCGCCGAGGTGATGGCCGGGGCCTGCATCACCGCGGTGCGGGTCGGCCTGCAGCACTGGGCCGGCACCGGGCGCGGCGGCGTGGTCGCCCACGTCGAGGCCGCCTTCGACCTCCTGGATCCCGCGTTCGCCTGA
- a CDS encoding rhodanese-like domain-containing protein, which yields MTTIDALLTAARARLDRPDPRRAAELVADGAILVDTRPAWQREQEGELDGALLIERNHIEWRLDPSSDARIPEAVDHDVTWIVVCSEGYSSSLAAASLQDLGLHNATDLDGGYQAWKKEFGPA from the coding sequence ATGACCACGATCGACGCACTGCTCACCGCCGCCCGCGCGCGGCTCGACCGTCCCGACCCGCGGCGCGCCGCCGAGCTCGTGGCCGACGGCGCGATCCTCGTCGACACCCGCCCGGCCTGGCAGCGCGAGCAGGAGGGCGAGCTCGACGGCGCGCTGCTCATCGAGCGCAACCACATCGAGTGGCGCCTGGACCCCAGCTCCGACGCCCGCATCCCGGAGGCCGTCGACCACGACGTCACCTGGATCGTGGTCTGCTCCGAGGGCTACAGCTCCAGCCTGGCGGCGGCGTCGCTGCAGGACCTCGGCCTGCACAACGCCACCGACCTCGACGGCGGCTACCAGGCGTGGAAGAAGGAGTTCGGCCCCGCCTGA
- a CDS encoding phosphotransferase, with translation MTAEVPLLGGTANRGRVHRVGDTVRRPLRPTAPAVHALLRHLESVGFDGAPRVLGVDDAGREVLSYIPGQAVTAPAPPWGLTDAALRSVGELLRRFHDAVAGFDARPYSWSPAAPAPFAGGAITHNDPNLDNVVFRDGHAVALIDFDLAAPGAPVWDVAGTARLWAPLRDPADTPDGRRHRELARLRVLADAYDLDDDGRTRLAAAAAAHHAWMCDLVGDGARRGVPGFAEYWTPDARARADRTGAWLRTRADEITAALA, from the coding sequence ATGACCGCTGAGGTCCCGCTGCTCGGGGGCACCGCCAACCGCGGGCGGGTGCACCGCGTCGGCGACACCGTGCGGCGCCCCCTGCGCCCCACCGCTCCCGCGGTGCACGCGCTGCTGCGCCACCTGGAGTCGGTCGGGTTCGACGGGGCGCCGCGCGTGCTCGGCGTCGACGACGCTGGCCGCGAGGTGCTCAGCTACATCCCCGGGCAGGCGGTCACGGCCCCTGCGCCGCCGTGGGGTCTCACCGACGCGGCGCTGCGCAGCGTCGGTGAGCTGCTGCGGCGCTTCCACGACGCCGTGGCGGGGTTCGACGCGCGGCCCTACTCGTGGTCGCCGGCCGCGCCGGCACCGTTCGCGGGCGGTGCGATCACCCACAACGACCCGAACCTCGACAACGTCGTGTTCCGCGACGGGCACGCCGTCGCCCTCATCGACTTCGACCTCGCCGCCCCCGGCGCCCCGGTCTGGGACGTCGCCGGCACCGCCCGGTTGTGGGCCCCGCTGCGCGACCCGGCCGACACCCCGGACGGGCGGCGCCACCGCGAGCTCGCCCGCCTGCGGGTCCTCGCCGACGCCTACGACCTCGACGACGACGGGCGCACCCGCCTCGCCGCCGCCGCGGCCGCGCACCACGCGTGGATGTGCGACCTGGTCGGCGACGGGGCGCGGCGGGGCGTGCCCGGCTTCGCCGAGTACTGGACGCCGGACGCCCGGGCGCGCGCCGACCGCACCGGCGCCTGGCTGCGCACCCGCGCCGACGAGATCACCGCGGCCCTGGCCTGA